The DNA segment GCTACGCTTCAAAATCCCCTGCATATGCGCGATCAAAACGCCGTAGTTGGTAATCGCCTTCTCTTGATCGGCGGCTAAACTTCGCCGATATTTCATCTCCCGATCGTTTAGCATACATCCGCCGCAATGGACGATCAGGCGATAGGGCGATAGATCGTCCGGAAAATCCGCGCCGGAAGTGAAATCAAACTCCAGCCGCTTATTCGCGTGGTTTTTTATCCAGCGGGGGAGTTTGACCCGTCCAATATCGTCGCACTGGCGATGGTGCGAACACCCCTCTGAAATCAGTATCCGATCGCCGTCCTCCAAACGATCGACAACCGCCACGCCTTTAAGCGCCTGCGCTAGAAAACCTTTGTAGCGGGCGAAGAGAATAGAGAACGAAACGAGCGGAATATCGAGCGGAACGTCGGCGGCGGCTTTGGCGAAAACCTGACTGTCGGTAACGACTAGAGAGGGCTTTTTGCCTAGCAGCGAGAGCGTTTGCCTTAACTCCTGCTCCTTAACCGCGACGGCGATCGCGTCGGCTTCCAGAATATCGCGGATGGTCTGCTGTTGCGGGAGAATCAGCCTTCCTTTGGGCGCGGATTTGTCGATCGGGGTTACTAGCGCGACAAAATCGCCCGCGTTTATCAGATCGCCGACGAGGCGCAGTTTGGTTTCGCCGCCGCTTGGCAAAGCGGCGATCATCTCTTTCAGCGCGTCGATATTCTCTCCCGTTTTGGCGCTTACCGCGATCGCGTTTTTCTCGATTTGCGCCCCGCTCGCGATCAGATCGCTCTTGTTGTAAGCGACGATATATGGAATCTCCTTCGCTCGCAAAAGGCGTATTAGCTCCAAATCGGCTTCCTCTAAACCAATCGCCGAATCAACCGCGACGATCGCCGCGTCCGTTTTGTTTAGCG comes from the Helicobacteraceae bacterium genome and includes:
- the hydF gene encoding [FeFe] hydrogenase H-cluster maturation GTPase HydF gives rise to the protein MSLNETPLANRVHIGIFGKRNAGKSSLMNALIGQEIAIVSEVKGTTTDPVYKAMELLPLGPIALIDTPGIDDEGELGALRARKARQTLNKTDAAIVAVDSAIGLEEADLELIRLLRAKEIPYIVAYNKSDLIASGAQIEKNAIAVSAKTGENIDALKEMIAALPSGGETKLRLVGDLINAGDFVALVTPIDKSAPKGRLILPQQQTIRDILEADAIAVAVKEQELRQTLSLLGKKPSLVVTDSQVFAKAAADVPLDIPLVSFSILFARYKGFLAQALKGVAVVDRLEDGDRILISEGCSHHRQCDDIGRVKLPRWIKNHANKRLEFDFTSGADFPDDLSPYRLIVHCGGCMLNDREMKYRRSLAADQEKAITNYGVLIAHMQGILKRSVAMFPHLAALVE